From Segatella copri, the proteins below share one genomic window:
- a CDS encoding glycoside hydrolase family 43 protein — MILSLLLAGMGTAATAQNINLPIIQTKYTADPAPYVYNDTVYLYTTHDEDGAEGFLMKDWLLYTSTDMVNWQDRGAVASLKDFKWFKGENGAWAEQVIERNGKWYMYCPIHGHGIGVLVADNPYGPFKDPIGKPLAWEGDWFDIDPTVWVDDDNQAYMYWGNPELKAVKLNEDMISYSDSIMHFPKIQDYQEGPWFWKRNGNYYLAYASTCCPEGIGYAMSKNPLGPWEYKGHIMNHTPRTRGNHPGIIDYKGKSYCFGLNYDIFRLKTGRHAEQRSVSAAEMTYNPDGTIQELPYFQDCKLEQIEWFNPYRQVEAETMAWGYGLKTQPKNQWAQKDRWNQVVTNVDEGKYILVKGVDFRKGAGKFEVSASCHMFGGSIEIRLDGVNGQCIGKVDIKNTKDEYKTFSTQVKKVKGVHDLYFVFKGGDIQKQNLFFLDWWKFGE; from the coding sequence ATGATTTTATCCCTGCTTTTGGCTGGCATGGGAACTGCAGCAACAGCACAGAACATCAACTTGCCAATCATCCAGACCAAGTATACTGCCGATCCTGCACCTTATGTGTACAACGATACGGTTTATCTCTATACCACCCACGATGAGGATGGGGCTGAGGGGTTCCTGATGAAAGACTGGCTGCTCTATACCTCAACGGATATGGTAAACTGGCAAGACCGTGGTGCCGTGGCTTCATTGAAAGACTTCAAGTGGTTCAAGGGCGAGAATGGTGCCTGGGCAGAGCAGGTCATCGAGCGCAATGGCAAATGGTATATGTATTGTCCTATCCATGGTCATGGCATCGGAGTGCTGGTAGCTGATAATCCATACGGACCGTTTAAGGATCCTATCGGAAAGCCTCTGGCATGGGAGGGCGACTGGTTCGACATCGACCCTACTGTATGGGTAGATGATGATAACCAGGCTTACATGTATTGGGGCAACCCGGAGTTGAAGGCAGTGAAACTGAACGAGGACATGATTTCTTATTCTGATTCCATCATGCACTTCCCGAAGATTCAGGATTATCAGGAAGGTCCTTGGTTCTGGAAGCGCAATGGCAATTATTATCTGGCTTATGCTTCTACCTGCTGTCCTGAGGGCATCGGTTATGCGATGAGCAAGAATCCGCTCGGACCATGGGAATATAAGGGACATATCATGAACCATACGCCTCGTACTCGTGGCAATCATCCGGGCATCATCGACTATAAGGGCAAGAGCTACTGCTTCGGCTTGAATTATGACATCTTCCGTTTGAAGACGGGGCGTCATGCCGAGCAGCGTTCTGTATCTGCGGCCGAAATGACTTACAATCCTGACGGAACCATCCAGGAGTTGCCATACTTCCAGGACTGCAAGTTGGAGCAGATAGAATGGTTCAACCCTTATCGCCAGGTTGAGGCTGAGACGATGGCTTGGGGCTATGGATTGAAGACGCAGCCTAAGAACCAATGGGCACAGAAGGACAGATGGAACCAGGTGGTTACGAATGTTGATGAAGGAAAATACATCCTCGTGAAGGGTGTTGACTTCAGGAAGGGAGCAGGAAAGTTTGAGGTTTCTGCCTCTTGCCACATGTTTGGCGGCAGCATCGAAATCCGTCTTGATGGGGTAAACGGCCAGTGCATCGGCAAGGTGGATATCAAGAACACCAAGGATGAATACAAAACCTTCTCTACTCAGGTGAAGAAAGTAAAGGGTGTTCACGACCTCTACTTCGTCTTTAAGGGAGGCGACATCCAGAAGCAGAACCTCTTCTTCCTGGATTGGTGGAAGTTTGGGGAGTAA